From Candidatus Pedobacter colombiensis, one genomic window encodes:
- a CDS encoding porin family protein, whose protein sequence is MNRLFILGLGLMLSSIAFQAKAQVPANDQTGFGIRAGVNLMNMHSVTFGLQDYNTNAEVGFQVGVYGDLAIARNVTFLPEIYYIQKNAKFQETASSKVNMKFSYLEVPVLIGYKPVPDLTLFVGPEVSFLLSQKTTLSTNGVQVSDDTSLKNYRKFIAGGAAGLGYSITPNINVNARYSIDFQKALTEGALNFKNKGFLLSLGYTF, encoded by the coding sequence AGCACAGGTGCCTGCAAATGACCAGACAGGATTTGGTATCAGGGCCGGTGTCAACCTAATGAATATGCATTCGGTAACGTTTGGATTGCAGGATTATAATACCAATGCAGAAGTAGGGTTTCAGGTGGGGGTATATGGAGATTTGGCAATAGCTAGAAACGTTACTTTCCTTCCAGAGATTTACTATATCCAGAAGAATGCCAAATTTCAAGAAACTGCATCCAGCAAAGTTAATATGAAGTTTTCCTATCTGGAGGTTCCTGTATTGATTGGCTACAAACCTGTACCCGATTTAACATTGTTTGTTGGCCCGGAAGTTTCATTTCTACTGTCACAGAAAACCACATTAAGTACAAATGGAGTGCAGGTTAGTGATGATACCAGTCTCAAAAACTACCGCAAATTTATTGCCGGTGGGGCTGCAGGTTTAGGTTACAGCATTACCCCAAATATCAATGTAAATGCAAGGTATTCGATAGATTTTCAAAAGGCGCTTACAGAAGGGGCTCTTAACTTTAAAAATAAGGGCTTTCTCTTATCATTGGGCTATACTTTTTAA